From a region of the Corallococcus coralloides DSM 2259 genome:
- the accC gene encoding acetyl-CoA carboxylase biotin carboxylase subunit, whose translation MPKIRKVLVANRGEIAIRVMRTCKDLGIATVAVYSEADRSALHVRTADQAYLVGPPPSRESYLVQERILEVAKQSGADAIHPGYGFLSENASFVRACEKAGITFIGPPAAAMDAMGEKTRARANMIKAGVPVVPGTTEPIGTIEEAREYAQKIGFPIMLKAAGGGGGKGMRRVEGLGDFDSAWRSAKSEAMSSFGNDAVYIEKYLEKPHHVEIQVFADQYGNTIHLNERECSAQRRHQKVVEETPSPILTPELRAKMGEVAVKAAKAVNYVGAGTVEFLVDVHRNFYFLEMNTRLQVEHPVTEWVTGLDLVAMQIRAAEGEKLPLFEAPTPRGHAIEVRVYAEDPARNFMPSPGKIHALRVPSGPNVRDDSGVFAGFTVPNYYDPMISKLSVWGATREEAIARAKRALSEYVVKGITTNIRYLHGILSHPEFVGGDYDTSFLTRQHTELLGQEDSKLSEVALLASTLHAFQRDQKRAKTLPSRSGGGDSGNRISPWRLALKSRRR comes from the coding sequence ATGCCCAAGATCCGCAAAGTGCTCGTCGCCAACCGCGGCGAGATCGCCATCCGGGTGATGCGCACCTGCAAGGACCTCGGCATCGCCACGGTGGCGGTGTACTCCGAAGCAGACCGCTCCGCGCTGCACGTGCGCACCGCCGACCAGGCCTACCTCGTCGGCCCCCCGCCCTCGCGCGAGAGCTACCTCGTGCAGGAGCGCATCCTGGAGGTCGCGAAGCAGTCCGGCGCGGACGCCATCCACCCCGGCTACGGCTTCCTCTCCGAGAACGCGTCCTTCGTGCGCGCCTGCGAGAAGGCCGGCATCACCTTCATCGGTCCGCCGGCCGCCGCCATGGACGCCATGGGCGAGAAGACCCGCGCCCGCGCCAACATGATCAAGGCGGGCGTGCCCGTCGTCCCCGGCACCACCGAGCCCATCGGCACCATCGAGGAGGCGCGCGAGTACGCGCAGAAGATCGGCTTCCCCATCATGCTCAAGGCCGCCGGCGGCGGTGGCGGCAAGGGCATGCGCCGCGTGGAGGGCCTGGGCGACTTCGACTCCGCGTGGCGCTCCGCCAAGAGCGAGGCGATGAGCTCGTTCGGCAACGACGCGGTCTACATCGAGAAGTACCTGGAGAAGCCGCACCACGTGGAGATCCAGGTCTTCGCCGACCAGTACGGCAACACCATCCACCTGAACGAGCGCGAGTGCTCCGCGCAGCGCCGTCACCAGAAGGTGGTGGAGGAGACGCCCAGCCCCATCCTCACGCCGGAGCTGCGCGCGAAGATGGGCGAGGTCGCGGTGAAGGCGGCCAAGGCCGTCAACTACGTGGGCGCCGGGACGGTGGAGTTCCTGGTGGACGTGCACCGCAACTTCTACTTCCTGGAGATGAACACCCGCCTCCAGGTGGAGCACCCGGTGACGGAGTGGGTCACCGGCCTGGACCTGGTGGCCATGCAGATCCGCGCCGCGGAAGGGGAGAAGCTCCCCCTCTTCGAGGCCCCCACGCCGCGCGGTCACGCCATCGAAGTGCGCGTGTACGCGGAGGACCCGGCGCGCAACTTCATGCCCAGCCCGGGCAAGATCCACGCGCTGCGCGTGCCGAGCGGCCCGAACGTGCGCGACGACTCGGGCGTGTTCGCGGGCTTCACGGTGCCCAACTACTACGACCCCATGATTTCGAAGCTGTCCGTGTGGGGCGCCACGCGTGAAGAGGCCATCGCGCGGGCCAAGCGCGCGCTGTCCGAGTACGTGGTGAAGGGCATCACCACCAACATCCGCTACCTGCACGGCATCCTCTCCCACCCGGAGTTCGTGGGCGGGGACTACGACACCAGCTTCCTCACCCGCCAGCACACGGAGCTGCTGGGCCAGGAGGACTCCAAGCTCAGCGAGGTGGCGCTGCTCGCGAGCACGCTGCACGCCTTCCAGCGCGACCAGAAGCGCGCGAAGACGCTGCCGTCGCGCTCCGGTGGCGGTGACTCCGGCAACCGCATCAGCCCGTGGCGTCTGGCGCTGAAGAGCCGCCGCCGCTGA
- a CDS encoding biotin/lipoyl-containing protein — protein MRYFTKQQGQKEAVPVDLESLGQDRYRLTVNGKTFQVDALSVDQGTLSLLVDGQSYNVEFEENGDEIGTLVRGQVNRTDVADERKLRMRAAAGSFSVEGRQVILAPMPGKVVKVLVKVGEEVKEGQGLVVVEAMKMENELKSPKAGKVTEVFAKEGTAVENNAKLVVVE, from the coding sequence ATGCGTTACTTCACGAAGCAGCAGGGCCAGAAGGAAGCGGTGCCGGTGGACCTGGAGTCACTGGGCCAGGACCGCTACCGGCTCACGGTGAACGGCAAGACGTTCCAGGTGGACGCGCTGTCCGTGGACCAGGGCACGCTGTCGCTCCTGGTGGACGGCCAGTCGTACAACGTCGAGTTCGAGGAGAACGGCGACGAGATTGGCACGCTGGTGCGCGGGCAGGTGAACCGCACCGACGTCGCGGACGAGCGCAAGCTGCGCATGCGCGCCGCCGCGGGCAGCTTCTCCGTGGAGGGCCGTCAGGTCATCCTCGCGCCCATGCCCGGCAAGGTGGTGAAGGTGCTGGTCAAGGTCGGTGAGGAAGTGAAGGAGGGCCAGGGGCTCGTGGTCGTGGAGGCCATGAAGATGGAGAACGAGCTCAAGAGCCCGAAGGCCGGCAAGGTCACGGAGGTGTTCGCCAAGGAAGGCACCGCCGTGGAGAACAACGCCAAGCTCGTCGTCGTGGAGTAG
- a CDS encoding alpha/beta fold hydrolase, translated as MLARTWRGVTKAEDADTYLAYLHQTGLTHYRRTPGNLAAYCLRKVADGRAEFLLVTLWESMDAVKRFAGDTPERAIFFPEDDRYLIDRDLHVTHYEVPFADGQAFEPQRIRFDDFRVAGPAGDLRLVDTGGDGKALPVVFVHGLAGNASHWQAQLEHLARQGRRGIALELRGHGGSTVPEPEDYTLESLAGDISAVVRALGLRRFVLVGHSISGGVALAYAGENPRQVAGLFLVDPMTDSRGYPEEQVAAYIASLDAPDVAQAVRQDWAQMAGTRADVRERLLADLEATPLSAVTAVQRSSLRFDLTAALARYPGPKFSLVAPDNDTPRSLHRLGEGVAHQVVEGAGHWIQLDHPDAVNAALDAFLTKSAPA; from the coding sequence ATGCTCGCACGCACCTGGCGCGGAGTGACGAAGGCGGAGGACGCCGACACCTACCTCGCCTATCTCCACCAGACGGGCCTCACGCACTACCGGCGCACGCCGGGCAACCTGGCCGCGTACTGCCTGCGCAAGGTGGCGGACGGCCGCGCGGAGTTCCTCCTCGTCACCCTCTGGGAGTCCATGGACGCGGTGAAGCGCTTCGCGGGGGACACGCCGGAGCGCGCCATCTTCTTCCCGGAGGACGACCGCTACCTCATCGACCGGGACCTGCACGTCACCCACTACGAGGTCCCCTTCGCGGACGGCCAGGCCTTCGAGCCCCAGCGGATCCGCTTCGACGACTTCCGGGTGGCGGGGCCCGCGGGCGACCTGCGGCTGGTGGACACCGGCGGTGACGGGAAGGCCTTGCCCGTCGTCTTCGTGCACGGGCTCGCGGGCAACGCGTCCCACTGGCAGGCGCAGCTGGAGCACCTGGCGCGTCAGGGCCGCCGGGGCATCGCGCTGGAGCTGCGCGGCCACGGAGGCTCCACCGTTCCGGAGCCAGAGGACTACACGCTGGAGTCGCTCGCCGGGGACATCTCCGCGGTCGTGCGAGCGCTGGGGCTGCGCCGCTTCGTGCTGGTGGGGCACAGCATCAGCGGAGGCGTGGCGCTGGCGTACGCGGGAGAGAACCCGCGGCAGGTGGCGGGCCTGTTCCTGGTGGATCCGATGACGGACTCGCGCGGGTACCCCGAGGAGCAGGTGGCCGCGTACATCGCTTCATTGGATGCGCCGGACGTGGCGCAGGCGGTGCGGCAGGACTGGGCGCAGATGGCGGGGACGCGCGCGGACGTGCGCGAGCGGCTGCTGGCGGACCTGGAGGCCACACCGCTGTCCGCCGTGACGGCCGTGCAGCGCTCCAGCCTGCGCTTCGACCTGACGGCGGCGCTCGCACGCTACCCGGGGCCGAAGTTCTCGCTCGTCGCGCCGGACAACGACACGCCGCGCAGCCTCCACCGGCTGGGGGAAGGCGTGGCGCACCAGGTGGTGGAGGGCGCCGGCCATTGGATCCAGCTGGACCATCCGGACGCGGTGAACGCCGCGCTGGACGCGTTCCTCACGAAGTCAGCACCAGCTTGA
- a CDS encoding YfbM family protein codes for MEMLCTLRSTTESQRQALHKTPEALEPFLEDEEDFGDAKGASFLELDIGEAWHGLQYLLTGTAWEGTPPLDFLVRGGEDVGDIPSDEGTARVFDAPSVKALAEALKKISVEDLRKRFDPAKLQAEDIYPGTWDEEEELEEDVDPLEELLSYFVELQKFTAAVAKRGLCLLVHIG; via the coding sequence ATGGAGATGCTCTGCACGCTGCGCAGCACCACCGAGTCGCAGCGCCAGGCCCTGCACAAGACGCCCGAAGCGCTGGAGCCCTTCCTGGAGGACGAGGAGGACTTCGGCGACGCGAAGGGCGCATCGTTCCTGGAGCTGGACATCGGCGAGGCGTGGCACGGCCTCCAGTACCTGCTCACCGGCACGGCCTGGGAGGGCACGCCGCCCCTGGACTTCCTCGTGCGCGGCGGCGAGGACGTGGGCGACATCCCGTCGGATGAAGGCACCGCGCGCGTGTTCGACGCTCCTTCCGTGAAGGCGCTGGCGGAGGCGCTGAAGAAGATCTCCGTGGAGGACCTGCGCAAGCGCTTCGACCCCGCGAAGCTCCAGGCCGAGGACATCTACCCCGGCACCTGGGACGAGGAGGAGGAGCTGGAGGAGGACGTGGATCCGCTGGAGGAGCTGCTCTCCTACTTCGTGGAGCTCCAGAAGTTCACCGCCGCCGTGGCGAAGCGCGGCCTGTGCCTGCTCGTGCACATCGGCTGA
- a CDS encoding J domain-containing protein — protein sequence MPPQGQLQQCSPIQLYGRIAAGEQTGLLTLGLSDRTLSVHFRKGSPEYVDSSHAEDALGVSLMGARLLTAEQLQQAEGSRERFGGDLLAALFGLGLLQPATAFAQLSQRALGILGKALRAESGTFTFEARDLPAQKAMPLGNRWALLSDQVRRMPTADLKRRLAIVLPMPIMKSGGRVASSELRLTPHEVRALSFIDGVRSLGQLLQDVPQDAEHLLRVAFLLKELNGVSFAAASRTQAAPPPPASGPTAGPGNPTRPSGTVPTVGPGATGPGTAPGAPVAGPGARPGAPAAGPGVAGSGAVAAAAPGAPVAGPGARPGAPVAGAAAVVGPGAVPRPAGAAPVAGPGAPRPAGAAPTAGPGARPPGAPAGAAPVAGPGAARPAPPVVAAPAASGPAPGSDELPALRQLAATMKGQNHFQRLGLTEQTEGSAVKIAYFRLAKLYHPDTLPQGAPPELEKLKAEVFAYIGDAYRALSDDKSRAAYIEELKSGGGDGVDVQSILQAEELFQKSCILVKARKYPEAVKMLNDAIALNAEEPEFYAWRGYARFLASPDKKAAQPEAFREIQGAIKRNERCAPAHYFLGVIAKLCGDATGALKHFKRTVELQPDHIDAMREVRMASQKK from the coding sequence GTGCCGCCGCAGGGGCAGCTCCAGCAGTGCTCGCCCATACAGCTGTATGGGCGCATCGCCGCGGGCGAGCAGACGGGCCTGCTGACGCTGGGGCTTTCGGACCGGACCCTGTCGGTCCACTTCCGCAAGGGCAGTCCGGAGTACGTGGACTCGTCGCACGCGGAGGACGCGCTGGGGGTGTCGCTGATGGGCGCGCGGCTCCTGACGGCGGAGCAGCTCCAGCAGGCGGAGGGTTCCAGGGAGCGCTTCGGAGGCGACCTGCTCGCGGCGCTGTTCGGGCTGGGGCTGCTCCAGCCGGCGACGGCGTTCGCGCAGCTGTCGCAGCGGGCGCTGGGCATCCTGGGCAAGGCGCTGCGGGCGGAGTCCGGGACGTTCACCTTCGAGGCGCGGGACCTGCCCGCGCAGAAGGCGATGCCGCTGGGCAACCGCTGGGCGCTGCTCAGCGACCAGGTGCGGCGCATGCCGACGGCGGACCTCAAGCGGCGGCTGGCCATCGTGCTGCCCATGCCCATCATGAAGTCCGGGGGCCGGGTGGCCTCCAGCGAGCTGCGCCTGACGCCGCACGAGGTCCGGGCGCTCTCCTTCATCGACGGGGTGCGCTCGCTGGGGCAGCTGCTCCAGGACGTGCCGCAGGACGCGGAGCACCTGCTGCGCGTGGCGTTCCTGTTGAAGGAGCTGAACGGCGTCTCCTTCGCGGCGGCCTCGCGCACGCAGGCAGCGCCACCGCCTCCGGCCTCCGGCCCCACGGCGGGCCCGGGAAACCCGACCCGTCCGTCCGGCACCGTGCCCACCGTAGGGCCTGGAGCCACCGGCCCGGGTACCGCACCCGGCGCACCTGTCGCGGGCCCTGGAGCCAGACCCGGTGCGCCCGCTGCGGGCCCTGGAGTCGCTGGGTCCGGTGCCGTCGCGGCTGCCGCACCGGGTGCGCCCGTCGCGGGCCCTGGAGCCAGACCCGGTGCGCCCGTCGCGGGTGCCGCGGCCGTTGTGGGTCCAGGTGCCGTGCCACGCCCCGCCGGTGCCGCCCCCGTGGCGGGTCCCGGCGCGCCTCGTCCCGCCGGTGCCGCTCCCACAGCGGGCCCGGGTGCGCGTCCCCCGGGTGCTCCCGCCGGTGCCGCCCCCGTGGCGGGTCCCGGTGCCGCCCGGCCCGCTCCGCCCGTCGTCGCTGCTCCGGCCGCTTCGGGTCCCGCCCCCGGTTCGGACGAACTGCCCGCGCTGCGCCAGCTCGCCGCGACCATGAAGGGCCAGAACCACTTCCAGCGGCTGGGCCTCACCGAGCAGACCGAAGGCAGCGCGGTGAAGATCGCCTACTTCCGCCTGGCCAAGCTCTACCACCCGGACACCCTGCCCCAGGGCGCCCCGCCGGAGCTGGAGAAGCTCAAGGCGGAGGTGTTCGCGTACATCGGTGACGCCTACCGAGCCCTCTCCGACGACAAGAGCCGCGCGGCCTACATCGAGGAGCTCAAGAGCGGCGGCGGAGACGGCGTGGACGTCCAGTCCATCCTCCAGGCTGAGGAGCTCTTCCAGAAGTCCTGCATCCTGGTGAAGGCGCGCAAGTACCCGGAAGCCGTGAAGATGCTCAACGACGCCATCGCCCTCAACGCCGAGGAGCCGGAGTTCTACGCCTGGCGGGGCTACGCGCGCTTCCTCGCCTCTCCAGACAAGAAGGCAGCCCAGCCGGAGGCCTTCCGCGAAATCCAGGGCGCCATCAAGCGCAACGAGCGGTGCGCCCCCGCCCACTACTTCCTGGGCGTCATCGCCAAGCTGTGCGGCGACGCGACCGGGGCCCTCAAGCACTTCAAGCGGACGGTCGAGCTGCAACCGGACCACATCGATGCGATGCGAGAGGTCCGCATGGCGTCGCAAAAGAAGTAG
- the yhbY gene encoding ribosome assembly RNA-binding protein YhbY, producing the protein MPLTGKERRHLRALGHHLEPVVIVGSSGVTEGVIAAVEQALNDHELIKVKINEGPEGRHEGADSIAEATGSELAQLLGRTALFFKRRKQQSRFEDILKGPHEPRPAPKQDEEKKPRRR; encoded by the coding sequence ATGCCCCTCACCGGGAAAGAACGCCGCCACCTGCGGGCCCTCGGCCACCACCTGGAGCCGGTGGTCATCGTCGGCTCGTCCGGCGTCACCGAGGGCGTCATCGCCGCCGTCGAGCAGGCGCTGAACGACCACGAGCTCATCAAGGTGAAGATCAACGAAGGCCCGGAAGGCCGCCACGAAGGCGCCGACAGCATCGCCGAGGCCACCGGCTCGGAGCTCGCGCAGCTCCTGGGCCGCACCGCCCTCTTCTTCAAGCGCCGCAAGCAGCAGTCCCGCTTCGAGGACATCCTCAAGGGCCCGCATGAGCCCCGTCCCGCCCCCAAGCAGGACGAAGAGAAGAAGCCGCGCCGCCGGTAG
- a CDS encoding TSUP family transporter translates to MDLDVSAVKLGLLCVAALSAGFVDAIAGGGGLITLPALLTAGLPAHVALGTNKGQSVFGSGAALVRFARAGLVDWKLAKVAFPFGLMGAFAGAALVLLLKPEVLKPLVLVLLIAVAVFLAFRRTPPKRDSEEPSPKPRAQAIGALIALVIGTYDGFFGPGTGTFLIVAFSSLLGHGLARASADAKVVNFASNLASVTLFTLRGVVLWKVALPMAAAQFTGAWLGAHVAVKGGDKVVRVVVLCVVAALVLKLGHDVWQGWAA, encoded by the coding sequence GTGGACCTGGACGTCAGCGCAGTGAAGCTGGGGCTGTTGTGTGTCGCCGCGTTGAGCGCGGGCTTCGTGGACGCCATCGCGGGGGGCGGCGGGCTCATCACCCTGCCGGCGCTGCTGACGGCGGGCCTGCCGGCGCACGTGGCGCTGGGCACCAACAAGGGCCAGTCCGTGTTCGGCTCGGGCGCGGCGCTGGTGCGCTTCGCGCGTGCGGGGCTGGTGGACTGGAAGCTGGCCAAGGTGGCGTTCCCCTTTGGCCTGATGGGCGCGTTCGCCGGCGCGGCGCTGGTGCTGCTGCTCAAGCCGGAGGTGCTCAAGCCGCTGGTGCTGGTGCTGCTCATCGCGGTGGCGGTGTTCCTCGCCTTCCGCCGCACGCCGCCGAAGCGTGACAGCGAGGAGCCCTCGCCCAAGCCGCGCGCGCAGGCCATCGGCGCGCTCATCGCGCTCGTCATCGGCACCTATGACGGCTTCTTCGGTCCGGGCACGGGCACCTTCCTCATCGTGGCGTTCTCGTCGCTCTTGGGGCACGGCCTGGCGCGCGCGTCCGCGGACGCGAAGGTGGTGAACTTCGCCTCCAACCTGGCGTCGGTGACGCTCTTCACGCTCCGGGGCGTGGTGCTGTGGAAGGTGGCGCTGCCCATGGCCGCCGCGCAGTTCACCGGCGCGTGGCTGGGTGCGCACGTGGCGGTGAAGGGCGGCGACAAGGTGGTGCGCGTCGTGGTGCTCTGCGTGGTGGCCGCGCTGGTGCTGAAGCTGGGGCACGACGTGTGGCAGGGCTGGGCGGCCTGA
- a CDS encoding acyl-CoA carboxylase subunit beta, whose amino-acid sequence MATTPENDPLRARLQQMEQQAEQGGGADRIAKQHEAGKLTARERIDLLLDPGSFSELDKFVTHRSHDFGMGDKKILGDGVVTGYGTVEGRQVFVFAQDFTVFGGSLSGAYAQKICKIMDLATRVGAPVIGLNDSGGARIQEGVESLAGYADIFLRNTLASGVVPQISLILGPCAGGAVYSPAITDFIMMVKDTSYMFITGPDVIKTVTHEEVSKEALGGALTHNQKSGVAHFAAENEQAAIAMTRELLSFLPSNNQEDPPAQPCEDDPFRAEESLKSIVPANPNKPYDIKEIIRAIVDSKHFFEVQEHFAKNIVVGFARMNGKSVGIVANQPAVLAGCLDIDASVKAARFVRFCDCFNIPLLTLVDVPGFLPGTDQEWGGIITHGAKLLYAYAEATVPKITLITRKAYGGAYDVMASKHIRADINYAYPTAEIAVMGPEGAVNIIFRNEILKAQDANAERKKLTDDYREKFANPFKAAELGYIDEVIRPEETRAKVIRALEMLKDKRQENPPRKHGNIPL is encoded by the coding sequence ATGGCCACGACCCCCGAGAACGATCCCTTGCGCGCACGGCTCCAGCAGATGGAGCAGCAGGCCGAGCAGGGCGGCGGCGCCGACCGCATCGCCAAGCAGCACGAGGCCGGCAAGCTCACGGCCCGCGAGCGCATCGACCTGCTGCTCGACCCCGGCTCCTTCAGTGAGCTGGACAAGTTCGTCACCCACCGCAGCCACGACTTCGGCATGGGCGACAAGAAGATCCTCGGCGACGGCGTCGTCACCGGCTACGGCACCGTGGAAGGCCGCCAGGTGTTCGTCTTCGCCCAGGACTTCACCGTCTTCGGCGGCTCGCTGTCCGGCGCCTACGCCCAGAAGATCTGCAAGATCATGGACCTGGCCACCCGCGTGGGCGCGCCCGTCATCGGGCTCAACGACTCCGGCGGCGCGCGCATCCAGGAAGGCGTGGAGAGCCTGGCCGGCTACGCGGACATCTTCCTGCGCAACACGCTGGCGTCCGGCGTCGTCCCCCAGATTTCGCTCATCCTGGGGCCGTGCGCGGGCGGCGCGGTGTACTCGCCCGCCATCACGGACTTCATCATGATGGTGAAGGACACGTCGTACATGTTCATCACCGGCCCGGACGTCATCAAGACGGTGACGCACGAAGAGGTCTCCAAGGAGGCCCTGGGCGGCGCGCTCACGCACAACCAGAAGTCCGGCGTCGCCCACTTCGCCGCGGAGAACGAGCAGGCCGCCATCGCCATGACGCGCGAGCTGCTCTCGTTCCTGCCCTCCAACAACCAGGAGGATCCGCCCGCGCAGCCGTGTGAGGACGACCCGTTCCGCGCCGAGGAGTCGCTCAAGTCCATCGTCCCGGCGAACCCGAACAAGCCCTACGACATCAAGGAGATCATCCGCGCCATCGTCGACTCGAAGCACTTCTTCGAGGTGCAGGAGCACTTCGCGAAGAACATCGTCGTCGGCTTCGCGCGCATGAACGGCAAGAGCGTGGGCATCGTCGCCAACCAGCCCGCGGTGCTCGCCGGCTGCCTGGACATCGACGCCAGCGTGAAGGCCGCGCGCTTCGTGCGCTTCTGCGACTGCTTCAACATCCCCCTGCTCACCCTGGTGGACGTGCCCGGCTTCCTCCCCGGCACGGACCAGGAGTGGGGCGGCATCATCACCCACGGCGCCAAGCTGCTCTACGCGTACGCGGAAGCCACCGTCCCCAAGATCACGCTCATCACGCGCAAGGCCTACGGCGGCGCGTATGACGTCATGGCGTCCAAGCACATCCGCGCGGACATCAACTACGCCTACCCCACCGCCGAAATCGCCGTGATGGGCCCCGAAGGCGCGGTGAACATCATCTTCCGCAACGAAATCCTGAAGGCCCAGGACGCCAACGCCGAGCGCAAGAAGCTCACGGACGACTACCGCGAGAAGTTCGCCAACCCGTTCAAGGCGGCGGAGCTGGGCTACATCGACGAGGTCATCCGTCCCGAGGAGACCCGCGCCAAGGTCATCCGCGCGCTGGAGATGCTCAAGGACAAGCGGCAGGAGAACCCGCCGCGCAAGCACGGCAACATCCCGCTGTAG
- a CDS encoding Uma2 family endonuclease, with translation MGKKPATYADLEALPEHVVGEIVAGELYASPRPAFPHAIAASHLGSELTGPFDRGRGGPGGWLILSESELHFGEDVLVPDIGGWRRERLPEAPRAAASRLAPDWVCEVLSPSTRKLDREVKLPVYAREGVRHVWFLDPVPRVLEVFRLESEGYRRVGLHSGSAVVHVEPFEALALELSFLWDEHS, from the coding sequence ATGGGAAAGAAACCCGCGACCTACGCGGACCTGGAGGCGCTCCCGGAGCATGTCGTGGGGGAGATTGTCGCGGGGGAGCTGTATGCGAGCCCCCGGCCGGCGTTCCCACATGCCATTGCCGCGTCCCACCTGGGCAGTGAACTCACTGGACCTTTCGATCGAGGACGCGGGGGACCCGGCGGGTGGCTCATTCTGAGTGAGTCGGAACTGCACTTCGGAGAGGACGTGCTGGTTCCGGACATCGGGGGCTGGCGGCGTGAACGGCTGCCAGAGGCGCCCCGAGCTGCCGCCTCTCGCTTGGCGCCGGATTGGGTGTGTGAAGTGCTGTCGCCATCTACCCGGAAGCTGGACCGCGAGGTGAAGCTGCCGGTGTATGCACGCGAAGGCGTGCGCCATGTCTGGTTCCTGGATCCAGTGCCCCGCGTGTTGGAGGTGTTCCGGCTGGAGTCGGAGGGCTACAGGCGGGTAGGTCTCCACTCTGGAAGCGCGGTCGTCCACGTCGAACCCTTCGAGGCTCTGGCATTGGAACTCTCCTTCCTGTGGGACGAACACAGCTGA
- a CDS encoding metallophosphoesterase has protein sequence MPLSPFSLLIALGAVLGHLYLFRRLVWNLTSRRGPRIVAALVLGFMTLVLIARRYLQRTLPEAPGDVVELVSYSWMGVALCLVLALAGVDLGRAVLALGRRLRPAPAAPAVDADRRRFLSQATAGGALALGGGLAGYGSWRAFTAPEVTEVVVRIPKLPRSLDGFSIVQLTDLHVGPFIQRRFMDELVRRANALKPDLVAITGDMVDGTVPRLGGFVAALGNLHARYGSFFVTGNHDYSSGAEDWVAHLGSLGIPSLRNRHVRIGDAGGTFDLVGVDDWHGGRRLGQKGYDLDLALAGRDPERAAVLLAHQPANFKVAAERGVDLQISGHTHGGQLFPMTALIGLSWEHSAGHYRHGDSHIYVSRGCGFWGPPMRLGSPPELVKLVLTS, from the coding sequence ATGCCGCTGTCTCCGTTCTCGCTCCTCATCGCGCTGGGTGCCGTGCTCGGGCACCTGTATCTGTTCCGGCGGCTCGTTTGGAACCTCACGTCCCGCCGTGGGCCCCGGATTGTCGCCGCGCTCGTGCTGGGCTTCATGACGCTGGTGCTGATTGCGCGGCGGTATCTGCAGCGCACGCTTCCGGAGGCTCCTGGCGACGTCGTGGAGCTGGTGTCCTATTCGTGGATGGGTGTGGCGCTGTGCCTGGTGCTCGCGCTCGCGGGTGTCGACCTGGGACGCGCCGTGCTCGCCTTGGGACGCCGGCTTCGTCCTGCTCCTGCTGCTCCTGCCGTGGATGCCGACCGGCGGCGCTTCCTGTCTCAGGCGACCGCGGGTGGGGCGCTTGCTTTGGGTGGAGGTCTGGCGGGGTATGGGAGCTGGCGCGCGTTCACCGCTCCGGAGGTCACGGAGGTGGTGGTTCGCATTCCGAAGCTGCCCCGCTCACTGGACGGCTTCAGCATCGTGCAGCTCACCGACCTGCACGTGGGCCCCTTCATCCAGCGGCGCTTCATGGACGAGCTCGTGCGGCGGGCCAATGCGCTCAAGCCGGACCTCGTCGCCATCACCGGTGACATGGTGGATGGCACCGTGCCCCGGCTGGGCGGCTTCGTCGCGGCGCTCGGCAACCTCCATGCCCGCTACGGGAGCTTCTTCGTCACCGGCAACCATGACTATTCGTCCGGCGCGGAGGACTGGGTGGCCCACCTGGGCTCGCTGGGCATTCCTTCGCTGCGCAACCGGCACGTGCGCATTGGCGACGCGGGCGGCACGTTCGACCTGGTGGGCGTGGATGACTGGCACGGCGGCCGGCGCCTGGGACAGAAGGGCTATGACCTGGACCTGGCGCTCGCGGGCCGCGACCCCGAGCGCGCCGCGGTGCTGCTCGCGCACCAGCCCGCCAACTTCAAGGTGGCCGCGGAGCGCGGTGTGGACCTTCAAATCTCTGGCCATACCCACGGCGGCCAGCTCTTCCCGATGACCGCGCTCATCGGGCTGAGCTGGGAGCACTCCGCCGGTCACTACCGGCACGGCGATTCACACATCTACGTCAGCCGGGGCTGCGGCTTCTGGGGCCCCCCCATGCGGCTGGGCAGCCCCCCGGAGCTGGTCAAGCTGGTGCTGACTTCGTGA